A region of the Desulfovibrio desulfuricans genome:
ACAGGTCACAACGGTATTGGTGGGCAAGTGCGTGATGCGCACAGCCGATTCCGTTTTGTTGACGTGCTGGCCGCCAGCGCCGGAGGCCCGGTAAATGTCGATGCGCAGGTCTTCCGGGCGGATTTCCACGTCCACTTCTTCCGCTTCGGGCATAACGGCCACGGTGGCGGCAGAGGTGTGGATGCGGCCCTGGGCTTCCGTGGCGGGCACACGCTGCACGCGGTGGGTGCCCGCCTCGAACTTGAGGCGGCTGTACACCTTGTTGCCGCTGATAAGGCAGATAACTTCCTTGAGGCCGCCCGATTCAGAGGGCGATTCGCTCATGAGTTCCACCTTCCAGCCCTTTACTTCGGCATAGCGCGAATACATGCGGAACAGGTCAGCGGCAAACAGGGCCGCTTCTTCGCCGCCAGTACCGGCGCGGATTTCAAGAATGGTGTTCTTTTCGTCCAGCGGATCCTTGGGCAGCAGCATGAGCTTGAGCTCCTGCTCCACCTCGGGCAGTTCCGTTTCAATGCGGCGCAGGTCTTCCTGGGCAAGCTCGCGCATTTCCGGGTCTTCATCGCGCAGCAGCAGCTTGTTTTCGGCCTGTTCCTGCAACAGCGCCTTGTGACGGCGGTACATCCCCACAATGTCGCGCAGATCGGCATGGGCCTTGGTGAGCTTGCGGTAGTGTTCCTGATCGTTGAACACGTCCGGCTCAGCCAGGGAATGCTCCAGCTCCATGAATTTCTTTTCCAGACCTTCCAATTTGGCGAACA
Encoded here:
- the prfA gene encoding peptide chain release factor 1 — protein: MFAKLEGLEKKFMELEHSLAEPDVFNDQEHYRKLTKAHADLRDIVGMYRRHKALLQEQAENKLLLRDEDPEMRELAQEDLRRIETELPEVEQELKLMLLPKDPLDEKNTILEIRAGTGGEEAALFAADLFRMYSRYAEVKGWKVELMSESPSESGGLKEVICLISGNKVYSRLKFEAGTHRVQRVPATEAQGRIHTSAATVAVMPEAEEVDVEIRPEDLRIDIYRASGAGGQHVNKTESAVRITHLPTNTVVTCQDERSQHKNKARAMKVLASRILAAERERYNSEISADRKSQVGSGDRSERIRTYNFPQGRCTDHRINLTLYSLDRIMEGEIDPLIEALSTVAQADALKAQASD